TCACCTGAGAAGTTTTTAATAGACCTCTACTAGCATTCCTCCCAGGGGGACTTATCCGTTGGTGTGAGATAGAGACTTAGCTCTCTCATTCTTTTATGTCctcaggaggggaggagcagcaGAGCGTTGCAGAGGGAGGTTAATCTCTTAGTTCCAGATGCTACAAAGATTCGCAGCATCTTATAACTACAAAGAAAGTCGTGCTTACCTTCGTAGAAAGCAAGCTCCTCCCAGGGCAGAAACTCTGTCCCCTTGGAGCACACAGAACTGTGTCCGTCTGTCAGATCTGTTGTTAGATGAGCACGTGGcagatttgttgaatgaattaatgaatggagTGAATGAAAGAGCGAACTATGTGACACTCAAAAGTTAACTATCAAGTTTTACCCAGAAAAAGAAACTTGATTCTGGCTTCCAGTGTGTTTGCAGTGGTTGCTTGTCCTGAGAAGCTGGCTTCCATACCCGCTGAGTTCTCGCTGTGTCTCAGGCTTTGTGATTCTTTTGCCTTGTAGAAGGTTACAGTCGGACACAGTCCTCCCAGGAACCCGCTCCTGGTGAAACACCTTAGGGAATACCTTCGGACCAGATGGTAAGAAGGAACCGAGGAAAGTGCAGTTCCGGCGACTGCAGGTCCTTTGAGCTGGCAGGTGCGGGGAAGGGCGATCAAAGGTGGAGAGAGCCCACTTCCGCGGGCGGGGCCCACAGCTGGCCGCCGGCTCCTGCACCTGCTCCGCCACCTGCCGCTGCACTTGGCTTGCGGGCGCTGGCCGCGGACGCTTCTGAGGAGCTGAGCTCAGGTCAGACTTCCGTTGAGGGCAGGGAGCTCCCACTGTGAAGAGGGGCTTGGACTGGGATGAGGGTTACGGACGGGAGCTCGGGAGTAGGTCAAGAAACGCGGAAAGGAGCTCAGGGAGGGGAAAGAGCCCCCTGGGAAGGGCACTGGGACCGAGAAGTGCTCTCAAATTTGGAGAGGTCTTGGACTAGGAAGGGGcgctgggaaggggaggaggactCAACTCGACTACGGGAGGGGCGGGAGGATGTTGGTGTCGCTGAGGCCGAACTGAGAGCCCCTCGGGGCTGGGAAGTTTCCAGAGGTCCCACCTGTGCTCCGCGCCTTGGTCGCATTGCCAGCCCTGAAATGAATATCACTCAGGGTCCCCCAACGAATCAGGTGGACTACGCTGCGTGGTGAGAGGAAGGTATGAAGCCCCTGGCATCCATCCTGTCCCAGAGGGTCGCTCAGAGGTCACCCTGCCCACAGTGATGACAGGCACCTGGGCCAAGGGACCTGGAGCTGTTTTTAGTCAGCCCTTTTAGCTGTGGGAACTTGTATCCAACGGCCACTCCTTGTTAGCCAGGATCTACTAATACTTGAAACAGACACTGTCCTTAGTCCCGGAAGTCTGGTATCTAATAATACAGGGTGATGGATAAAGTTCTTCCAGCCGCTATTATAGAGCAGTAGGTAGAAAAGCTGTCTGGAGCAGAGGGTGAATTTAACCGTGGAGGAGAGGTTTGCGTGGAGAACACTCTCTGGGTCCAGAAGGATGAGGTAGCACCGAACGAAAGAAAGATTTTTGGCTGAACGAAAGGTTCAGCCAGCGAACCTAGCGCTTTATGAAATAGAAgctattttttacattttagggCACGTCTTTCTCCTAAAACTCACAAAAATGGCCATATCCTTTACATTCTGGTTGGTACCTGccattttcttcctctccccccaAAACTTCCGAAATTGGCCTCCCAGGCATCTAATTGGCTCTTCCAAGTGGCACAGTCTTCTAAACCTAAAGGCTTACACCATTTTatcagtaattattttaattaatagtaTGGTTTATTGCCCATAAGACACGTGTGCTTATTTAAccaattgtgctctatatttaGCAGAATCTGGGTATTGCACCTGCGTGCAGAGACTGAAGTGGTAAAGCACAGTACACACAGTGAAACATAGATGGGGGGCCCAGAGCCACTTCAGACTTGGCTCTTCATGAGTAAGTTTCTTGGCTTAATAACAAACAGGGTGATCACTCTCTGTTCCTACAGTTTCTAGACAATATGTGGAATTGATATTAAGGCGTTATTGAATATGGCCCCTTGCTTTTACCAGAGGGAGTGCCTTAGATAAGTAGAGGGTGAGACattatctcattatttttttggtattatagGAGCCAAGcattcaatttccttctttctaaagAGCTTGATTTCCTCTCATTTCTTCTGTGGAAGATGGAAATAGAAGCACTACTTACTTTTCCTCAAGCCACACATTTTTCCTTATATTCTGTGGGTCCCAGCCCCATCCTTCTGCTGGATGTTGGTTGTGATGACTGAGGTGAAGCTATTAAATCTCACAAGTGGCAACAATTATTCCAtttggagtctctctctgctatATCCTTAGTTATGACTCTGGCTTAATTgaactttgagacaggatttgaCGAGAGCTGGAGAGAAAAAGAGGCAAAGAGGAAGATTTCCATTTCTTATCTCTTCACCACTTCAAGATAACAGTGGCTGCCATCCTTAATTGTTCAAACTACAGACGTTGTCTATATTGGGTATAATCAAAGGACTGTCTCTTCCTCAAATGCATTTGCTTGTTGAAAATGGATGAGGGCAGTTTTATCCTATGTAAAGCCACTCCCATGGCCAAAGTCCCTGCTATTACAAAGGTTTTTAACTGTAAAAAGCTGAAAACTGAGGTATCAAATAGGTGCATACATAGACACAGTTTATATCTATATGTTTCTACAGGCAGGTCATAAGATAAATACTAGATTATTCACATATTAGACCATACTGAATATGAACAATTAGAGACCCCAGGTAAGTACTTAATCCCCacacttcatttaattttttaaaaatttgtgtgtgAGTGGATAAGTGGgttagcatgtgtgtgtgtgtgtgtgtgtgtgttgctaggggtTGAACATAGGGCCCCCCCCAAAGTTACATCCTTAACcccaacttttcttttctttttttttttttttttttttttgtggtgctggagaccaaacccagggcttcagcaTGCCAAGCAAAGGCTCTATGACTGAACTACATACCCAGCTTTTTTACTTGAAATCTTAGCTTCCTCCCTTTTAAGAGCCAGCACTCTTCCCCAAAACCTTCACTGGaactagaaacaaacaaaaagagatcACTTAAATTTtagctgttttttgtttctttttacctATTCTCTTGTATAAAAATTAGATAGACACAAGGCCCATTATTGGGGAGGCTAGAAAGTCAAAAGATCTATCAGCCACCTACATGTGATGCATATTGAGGCCACAATCTTTCCCTTGCTAGAATCTAGATGTTATAAGCCATTATCAGTATCTTTCTGGTAGTCAAATCATAATGAGGCTTTCAGTATGCAAAGTGATTTCTATAAGCAGCCCTGTAAGAGCAAACAGAGGCATTGTGTATGTGGCCCAGGGCTGTCAAGTTTATTAAATAGCTGAGCCAGGACCCCAACTAGAATTTCTTCCAGAATACCACTGCTCCCACTAGGGTATTTTTGTTGTCAATGTTTGCTGTTTGTCTAATTTTGTGATGGGGATTTGTGATTTGTTTCTCAACATTTAATATATTCTCTGACTTGAATTTAGAGCCTAAATTTAGAGACACTTTGGTTCATTTCATGCCCATCTTTGTTCAATGTAATCACAAAATATCTTAGAACTAGGTATACTTAAAGActatcaagtaaaaaaaaaaatttttttttcaaaaggtgaTTCCAGAAAAATTAGTAAGTACTCCATGTTGCTTTGttagggacaaaggaggcaaggccccgaagatagcaggaaacagttttatttggcagCAGTCAGGttcacagcttttgctgtaatcaattagtcccctgaaccctgagttcaggtagttttagagttttatacccagcatgtgaGAGGAGGGGCTCGGAAGTTCACAGTCTACAGAAGTTcaaataaaaacagctttttctttcactgttttgggcaagttaacacttcaaggacaacacctgaaaaagggagagcttcttctccccttttttttctacccctgccagctgttaccgtGGATCCCAAttataacttatcttaaaaatatagacatcactgtgaagctccagctcaaggccagaggccttatttgcacatttctacaaactactatactgggatatgtttgtgaaaaactagtaaggggtgtccagcacctggagtgctggtatcttctcggccagtggccaagtaaaacagggcaacacaaaaataggaagtttatctacattgaactcttttgcagagactcttttgctgacagtcctaaaatcagtttgggtgaagatttctggagaagcccaatTAAGTCTTttttgtggagaaagggggtgccaattCAGCTTCCCAAAATCTAATTCGCTAAAAAGTTACAGGTAAAATCTAGGTCTCCCAGAATTCATATTATTCCTCTTTCTGGCATGTGGTCCCTTGGGAATATAAACCAAGTAACTATTTTGATTCACTCTATTGATTTAAAGTCTATTGGTTTGAGCCATAGTCTTCCTGAATCCCATGCTCCTTGACTTATGATGGAGTTATGTCATCATGAACACCTTGTAAATTGAAAAATATCATGAGTCTAAAATGTgtttactgggctggggatatagctcagttggcagaatgcttgccttgcatgcacaaagccctgggttcaatccctagcaccatatacacaaaaaaaatttttttaaacgcATTTACTACACATAACTTCCAAACATCCTAGTTTAGCAACACAGAACAATGTAGAGCATGGTTGTTTCCTTTTATGATCGTGTAGCTGACAGGGAGCTGTGATTGGCTGCCACTGCCTGGCATCAAACAAGAAGATCATATTGTATATGACTAGTCCAGGGCAGATTAAATTAAAGAACTGAAGTATGGTTTTTACTGAATGTGTCTGACTTTTGCTCCATCAGAAagctaaaaaaatactaaattaaacTATCATAAATTAGGGACATTCCCTACCTATAGATCCTTCCAACTGTTTTGTGGTCTGTGAAGTAAAAGCACCTTGTCTGTGTGGCCTCCTAAGTGATTCCTAGCACAGTGCCCACtaataggcactcaataaaaCATGTtgaatacatgtaaaataaacatttgaacaAGTATGAGATGGCACTAGAATTTCATTTAgttataagaaatagaaaatccttCTACAACTGGTTTAAACAagcaaagaggttttttttttctttttttctttttctttttttttttcccccaccctcATGTAACTAGAGATCTGGATGTGAGAAGTTGGGAGCTAGAAAAGGTATTCCAGAATGTCATCCAGAatagtttccttctttcttctttaaccATTGTTCTTTGTATGTAGCTTTCATGCTTGTCTCACTGGAGAGCTTAGCCTGCATAACAGCAGAAAGAAGGGCAGAAAGCAAGGCACCAGATGAGTTGGtccttttaatattaattattgttattaattaatATCTTTCCTGGAAACTCCACCCAGtagaattcttatattttatagaCTGAAACTATGTCACATAGCCACTCCAACTGGAAGGGAAGCTGGGAAAATCTACTGTTTGGCTTGGTTGTGTCATCAGTACAGCAAAACTGGAATTCTGTCAATAAGGAAGAGGGAAATGCATATTGGGAGTGAACAACTAGCGGTATCACCATAATATACTTTATGAGTCAGAGACTCCTTGTTTCTAAATGAGTCATTTGgttggtttgatttttgtttgtttcataaaaAAGCAATAGATAATGCAGTGAGACTAggggaactttttaaaattgtagaatcTGAGGTCTACCCCCAAGAAATGCTGACTACAGTCAGACCTCCATTTCTCAGGTTCCCCATGTACAGATAAAACCAACCACAGATCAAAGGTATTATAAATATACAGCAGAGTGGGATAGagttcacctgtaatcccagtctctcctcaggctgagacaggaaggttCTAAGTTAAAAACCAtcttgggcaatttaatgagatcctgtctcaaaatgaaaagggctgaggatgtaactcaatggtaaagcactggatacctggattcaatccccagcattgcaaaaaaattatgtatctattatatattacatataatacataatatatatatttatacaatttttaaaagttcctctaatattatattatatatataatattatatatagtatcATATGTATACACACCATACACATAGTATTATACATATTGAACTGTTGTACAggctttttttccatttcatttttccctGAACAAAACAGTATAACAATTATGTGCATACTATTTGTATTGTATTAGGTTTTTAAGTAGTCTAAATATACAGGAAGATGTGTATAGGTTAGACATTTTCTTCAGTTGCATAGGGTTTTGAATACCCATCACCAATTCTTGCTTAAAGTTTGACAGAATAAATAACTCTCCAATAAACATCAAGTAATCAAAGTAATCAATCACTCTgattttttctcttgaaaacatCCCCAGTCAGTCCTCTATTCTCAGAGACTGGTTATTCTCGGGCTCCTAGTTATACTGCACTTCCCCTTACTGCCATGCTGGGAATCATGCTGAATTCCCATTTCTTAGATACCAATTCTTTGGTTTTACTGAAACATAGCTTTCTGATAAACAGCATATGGAGGCAGAGGCACATTTACCAAGGAACTGAAAAAGCTCATGGAGCCCCTAAGAATACTG
This portion of the Ictidomys tridecemlineatus isolate mIctTri1 chromosome 4, mIctTri1.hap1, whole genome shotgun sequence genome encodes:
- the LOC144376701 gene encoding uncharacterized protein LOC144376701; the encoded protein is MRPRRGAQSKPLFTVGAPCPQRKSDLSSAPQKRPRPAPASQVQRQVAEQVQEPAASCGPRPRKWALSTFDRPSPHLPAQRTCSRRNCTFLGSFLPSGPKVFPKVFHQERVPGRTVSDCNLLQGKRITKPETQRELSGYGSQLLRTSNHCKHTGSQNQVSFSGSDRRTQFCVLQGDRVSALGGACFLRRDMGMVLSQSWTTVANHYGPMVKYVDERRLDYWMISCNSLCISPIMSTSKLFHKE